In the Flavobacterium acetivorans genome, one interval contains:
- a CDS encoding deoxyguanosinetriphosphate triphosphohydrolase — MNWEQLLSLKRQGDTSKRLRIEQDDTRLGFEVDYDRIIFSSAFRSLQDKTQVIPLSKTDFVHTRLTHSLEVSVVGRSLGRLVGKKIIEKYPHLKEVHGFHMNDFGAIVAAASLAHDIGNPPFGHSGEKAIGEYFSIGNGQQYKSQMTDKEWQDLIDFEGNANGFSVLTASRPGIEGGLRISFATLGAFMKYPKESLPKKPTKNIADKKYGFFQTDKKFFQEAAKDMGLIFNKTGDDIGFERHPLAYLVEAADDICYTIIDFEDGINLGLVSEDFALEYLIKLVKDSIDTSKYKTLETKEDRISYLRALAIGSLINDAVKVFVANEEAILEGQFPFALMDKSKYKVQMDDIIKISVNNIYQSREVIEKEIVGYQIIQTLLDKFITAYNNKFNGHASNYDALILKLLPEKHLLEKENVYERLLHICHFISLLTDGNALELYETINGRKKD, encoded by the coding sequence ATGAACTGGGAACAACTCTTATCACTAAAACGCCAAGGCGATACCAGCAAGCGATTGCGAATAGAACAAGATGATACCCGTTTGGGATTTGAGGTAGATTATGACCGGATTATTTTTTCCTCGGCTTTCAGAAGCCTTCAAGATAAGACGCAGGTGATTCCGCTTTCTAAAACGGATTTTGTTCATACCCGATTAACGCATAGTTTAGAAGTTTCTGTTGTTGGGCGTTCTTTGGGACGTTTGGTTGGGAAAAAGATTATTGAAAAATATCCGCATTTAAAAGAAGTTCACGGATTTCATATGAACGATTTTGGGGCTATTGTGGCTGCAGCATCATTGGCTCATGATATTGGGAATCCGCCTTTTGGCCACTCAGGAGAGAAAGCCATCGGAGAGTATTTTTCGATTGGAAATGGTCAGCAATATAAAAGCCAGATGACTGATAAAGAATGGCAGGATTTGATTGATTTTGAAGGGAATGCCAATGGCTTTTCGGTTTTGACAGCCAGTCGTCCCGGAATAGAAGGCGGACTCCGAATTTCCTTTGCCACTTTGGGTGCTTTTATGAAATACCCTAAAGAGAGTCTTCCAAAAAAACCAACAAAAAATATCGCTGATAAAAAATACGGATTCTTCCAAACGGATAAAAAATTCTTTCAGGAAGCAGCCAAAGATATGGGTTTGATTTTCAATAAAACAGGAGATGACATTGGTTTTGAAAGACATCCCTTGGCTTATCTTGTGGAAGCTGCGGATGATATTTGCTATACTATTATTGACTTTGAAGACGGAATTAATTTGGGCTTGGTCTCAGAAGATTTTGCTTTAGAATATTTGATTAAATTGGTCAAAGACAGTATTGATACTTCAAAGTACAAGACCTTAGAGACTAAAGAAGATCGTATAAGTTATCTGCGGGCCTTGGCTATCGGTAGTTTGATCAATGATGCCGTAAAAGTATTTGTTGCTAACGAAGAAGCGATTTTGGAAGGGCAATTCCCTTTTGCTTTAATGGATAAAAGTAAGTACAAGGTTCAGATGGATGATATTATTAAGATTAGCGTCAATAATATTTATCAAAGTCGCGAAGTGATTGAAAAAGAAATCGTGGGTTACCAGATTATACAGACTTTGTTGGATAAATTCATAACGGCTTATAATAATAAATTTAACGGGCATGCGTCGAATTATGATGCGTTGATCTTGAAATTATTGCCGGAGAAACATCTTTTGGAAAAAGAAAACGTTTATGAAAGATTGCTTCATATTTGCCATTTTATTTCCTTGCTTACAGATGGAAATGCATTGGAATTATACGAAACAATCAATGGACGCAAGAAAGATTAA
- a CDS encoding DUF3078 domain-containing protein: MTKLACNTLLTLLLLFTINSFSQDIVSPKPKNVSNWNGKNTIGFDFSEIAFMNWSSGGESSISGLFKGSFVLTYSNRNVKWVEELIVRYGVNKQDGLDLRKTDDAFRYNSTIGYRKDSTSNWYHSAKFTFNTQFTNGYKYPNREIAISRLFAPAYTFLGAGAEYSSKKKDENLYISPITMKNTLVLDQYLANQGAFGVAKAVYDVDGNLIYEGKKSKTELGFLITSYLKKEIFKNIILENRLSLYSDYINNFGNVDIDCNTQLNLVVNRYVRANIGAHFVYDDDIKSKEEINGVQTTVGPKLQLKQVLGVGLEYVF; this comes from the coding sequence ATGACAAAGTTAGCATGCAACACCTTATTGACACTTTTATTACTGTTCACTATAAACAGCTTCTCCCAAGACATTGTAAGCCCTAAACCTAAAAACGTTTCAAATTGGAACGGAAAAAACACTATTGGTTTCGATTTCAGCGAAATTGCCTTTATGAACTGGAGTTCAGGAGGAGAGAGTTCTATTTCAGGATTGTTTAAAGGAAGCTTTGTTCTAACTTATTCTAATAGAAATGTCAAATGGGTCGAAGAACTTATTGTGCGTTATGGTGTAAACAAACAAGACGGTCTTGATCTTAGAAAAACAGATGATGCCTTTCGATACAACTCCACTATCGGCTACAGAAAAGACAGTACTTCTAATTGGTATCATTCGGCAAAATTTACCTTTAATACCCAGTTTACAAACGGTTACAAATACCCGAATAGAGAGATCGCTATTTCGAGACTTTTTGCGCCTGCTTATACTTTCCTAGGAGCCGGAGCAGAATATTCTAGCAAGAAAAAAGACGAAAACCTTTACATCTCACCTATCACGATGAAAAACACGCTCGTTTTAGATCAATATTTAGCAAATCAAGGAGCCTTTGGTGTTGCCAAAGCCGTCTACGACGTCGACGGAAACTTAATTTATGAAGGAAAAAAATCAAAAACAGAACTTGGATTCCTAATAACCAGTTACTTAAAAAAGGAAATTTTTAAAAATATAATTCTTGAAAACCGATTGAGTTTGTATTCTGATTACATCAATAATTTTGGCAATGTTGACATTGATTGTAATACTCAATTAAATTTAGTGGTAAACCGATATGTCAGGGCGAATATTGGAGCCCATTTTGTCTATGACGACGATATTAAATCCAAAGAAGAAATTAACGGAGTACAAACAACCGTCGGCCCAAAACTGCAATTAAAACAAGTTTTAGGCGTAGGTTTAGAGTATGTTTTTTAA